A window of the Microbacterium sp. LWH13-1.2 genome harbors these coding sequences:
- a CDS encoding LCP family protein, which yields MIGWISALIVVALVAVGAIAYAQLQGNVSTAPLRSDDGDGEPELATGDLNILVLGSDTRALASGGFGEDDGSQRSDAMVLVHISSDSSRIDAVQLPRDTLTDLPACEDTGRGSYDGGYGMLNSALEYGPACSVAAVEQLAGVTIDHFVQMDFEGFIGVVDAMGGIDVCLPEALNDGHAQLDLPAGAQSIDGSQALALARTRHALAEESDVARLGHQQMVLSAIVQKATKSDVLVRPDRLYAFLDAATSSMTVDPGLGALTDLAGLAARVANVPMSSVTFLTMPTTEAPEDANRVVPTADADVIFRALRDDVPVVLTTDAVEPDATVRTAPIEILNGAGVAGLASRVSEDATAYGYAVSGLANAEAVDVTTIVAADTPEAQATAQALATELGIGVTVTVGDVDGVQLLLGADYENLTSQPQATPAPSRPVDAVNRSADTDLCAG from the coding sequence GTGATCGGCTGGATCAGCGCGCTCATCGTCGTGGCCCTGGTCGCCGTCGGGGCGATCGCCTACGCGCAGCTGCAGGGCAACGTCAGCACCGCGCCTCTGCGCTCCGACGACGGTGACGGCGAGCCCGAGCTCGCGACGGGAGACCTGAACATCCTCGTGCTGGGGTCCGACACCCGCGCACTCGCGTCGGGCGGGTTCGGCGAGGATGACGGCAGTCAGCGCAGCGACGCCATGGTCCTCGTGCACATCTCGAGCGACAGCTCGCGGATCGATGCGGTGCAGCTGCCGCGCGACACGCTGACCGACCTGCCCGCCTGCGAGGACACCGGACGGGGGTCGTACGACGGCGGCTACGGGATGCTGAACTCCGCGCTGGAGTACGGACCCGCCTGCTCCGTCGCGGCGGTCGAGCAGCTCGCCGGCGTGACGATCGACCACTTCGTGCAGATGGACTTCGAAGGCTTCATCGGCGTCGTCGACGCTATGGGCGGCATCGATGTATGCCTCCCGGAAGCCCTGAACGACGGGCACGCGCAGCTCGATCTGCCCGCCGGCGCGCAGTCGATCGACGGCAGCCAGGCGCTCGCACTGGCACGTACGCGGCACGCGCTCGCCGAAGAGAGTGATGTCGCACGTCTCGGGCACCAGCAGATGGTGCTGTCGGCGATCGTGCAGAAGGCGACGAAGTCCGATGTCCTGGTTCGCCCGGATCGTCTGTACGCGTTCCTCGACGCCGCCACCTCGTCGATGACGGTCGACCCCGGTCTCGGTGCTCTGACAGATCTCGCCGGCCTCGCCGCTCGGGTCGCGAACGTGCCCATGAGCAGCGTCACGTTCCTGACGATGCCCACGACCGAGGCCCCGGAGGACGCCAACCGGGTGGTGCCCACCGCAGATGCCGACGTCATCTTCCGTGCTCTCAGAGACGACGTTCCCGTCGTGCTCACGACGGATGCTGTCGAACCGGATGCGACGGTACGCACCGCGCCCATCGAGATCCTCAACGGCGCGGGTGTCGCCGGTCTGGCATCACGCGTCTCGGAGGACGCCACCGCCTACGGATACGCGGTCTCCGGGCTCGCCAACGCGGAGGCCGTCGATGTCACGACGATCGTCGCCGCCGACACCCCCGAGGCGCAGGCGACGGCGCAGGCGCTCGCCACCGAGCTCGGCATCGGCGTGACGGTCACGGTCGGCGACGTCGACGGTGTGCAGCTCCTGCTCGGCGCCGACTACGAGAACCTGACGTCCCAGCCGCAGGCCACCCCGGCACCGTCGCGCCCGGTCGATGCCGTCAACCGCAGCGCCGACACCGACCTCTGCGCGGGCTGA
- a CDS encoding isochorismatase family protein produces MTTSATLRALSGVADQPATLATSTVVLVDFQNTYTRGEMELEGWDAALDAAADLLAQARESGATVIHVQHDGGAGSAYDIREDIGAIHERVAPRDGEAVVVKKAPNSFVGTELGDLVDAAGHEDVVIAGFMTHMCVTYTTEGAFLRGNRPTVVAAATATRSLPSVAGDVPAGQLHRAALAGIADLYATVVPTVADLGR; encoded by the coding sequence ATGACCACCTCCGCCACCCTCCGCGCACTCAGCGGCGTCGCCGACCAGCCCGCGACCCTCGCGACCTCGACCGTCGTGCTCGTCGACTTCCAGAACACCTACACGCGCGGCGAGATGGAGCTCGAGGGCTGGGATGCTGCTCTCGATGCCGCGGCCGACCTGCTCGCCCAGGCCCGCGAGTCAGGGGCGACGGTCATCCACGTGCAGCACGACGGCGGCGCCGGATCGGCGTACGACATCCGCGAGGACATCGGAGCGATCCACGAGCGCGTCGCTCCGCGCGACGGCGAGGCCGTGGTCGTCAAGAAGGCACCGAACTCGTTCGTGGGCACCGAACTCGGCGACCTCGTCGACGCCGCGGGTCACGAAGACGTCGTGATCGCCGGGTTCATGACCCACATGTGCGTGACCTACACGACCGAGGGCGCGTTCCTGCGCGGCAACCGGCCCACCGTCGTCGCCGCCGCGACCGCCACCCGCAGCCTTCCGTCGGTCGCCGGCGACGTTCCCGCAGGGCAGCTGCACCGCGCGGCTCTCGCCGGCATCGCCGACCTCTACGCCACGGTCGTCCCCACCGTCGCGGATCTCGGGCGCTGA
- a CDS encoding Pr6Pr family membrane protein: MRHTAAVALRLILAAASLAGVVTQLVIAIQTDFGLVNFFSYFTTLSNLFASVVFIVGAVKILRRGESSARWEAVRGASVVYMAFVGIVFNTLLSGADLGGLLPWTNVVHHMVMPLAVVIDWMLMPPRRRLAMRTAWLWVLVPVVYTIYSVVRGAITGFYCYPFFNPAAVGGYGGVAAYCAGLLVAFIVLALVIRLVGNALSRRTAPDHATDSITIETSRP; encoded by the coding sequence ATGAGACACACCGCGGCCGTCGCCCTCCGCCTGATTCTGGCCGCGGCATCGCTCGCGGGAGTCGTCACGCAGCTCGTGATCGCGATTCAGACCGACTTCGGTCTCGTGAACTTCTTCAGCTACTTCACGACGCTCAGCAACTTGTTCGCGAGCGTGGTGTTCATCGTCGGTGCGGTCAAGATCCTGCGCCGCGGCGAGAGCAGTGCCCGCTGGGAGGCAGTGCGCGGAGCATCCGTCGTCTACATGGCCTTCGTCGGCATCGTGTTCAACACCCTGCTCTCGGGTGCGGATCTCGGCGGCCTGCTGCCCTGGACCAACGTCGTGCATCACATGGTCATGCCGCTCGCCGTCGTGATCGACTGGATGCTGATGCCTCCGCGGCGTCGACTCGCGATGCGTACGGCCTGGCTCTGGGTGCTCGTGCCCGTCGTCTACACGATCTACTCCGTCGTGCGGGGCGCGATCACCGGCTTCTACTGCTACCCCTTCTTCAACCCGGCAGCGGTCGGCGGATACGGTGGCGTCGCCGCCTACTGTGCCGGGCTTCTGGTCGCGTTCATCGTGCTCGCCCTGGTGATCCGCCTCGTCGGCAACGCCCTGTCACGTCGCACCGCGCCCGACCACGCCACCGACAGCATCACGATCGAGACGAGTCGCCCATGA